One window of the Carnobacterium maltaromaticum DSM 20342 genome contains the following:
- a CDS encoding YhgE/Pip domain-containing protein translates to MNMVKKEWKNIFTNKVLLISVIAITFIPILYAGFFSKSVWDPYGRAKNLPVAVVNEDRNVMMAGQKVNVGEQLVYNLKSNHDLDWKFVSAKEAEKGMENLDYYMIVTIPEDFSKNATTLLDEKPQKMDIIYKTNGSLNYIGEEISTIGATTLESQVRENVTESYVEVAGKVGKQLVSGITQASDGAKELADGGLQLQTGLGQYTSGVTQADSGANQLADGTNQLSSSIAPLSSGVTELYTGSQQLDTGINELNSKIPELQSGVSQLDSGLQQLSTGSGQLTDGLAQMSAQLNDPTTAAQLNQLTSGLAEFRGIMDEIDFSAHSKIALDAAKRADEISNKAAELQTKLDTIAAELNPEQLKLEITEKINQSSLPSEEKNSLINNINPLIEEHTKRQQETINTLLKEVSGGLVEIGNDLHELSIAAKSVSELPNDASQLDQGFIQIQDGTIQLMNSMNQIKQGVGTANNPASLYGGAVALNSGVDAAYAGGQEMNSQIPTLASGVSQLSVGGDQLATGLGQMYGQMPALASGVNQLDDGAIQLSSGLDLLSSNSPQLLDGINQLDAGSNELADKLGSGAAEGNNIKLNKATVSMFAAPSKLKHEEYSNVSNYGEALSPYIMSLALFVGCLVFNFVFPIRKVSMAGQSSKNWWLSKLSIGVGVALAMAIIEATVMLMLGLTVEFIPQFYLIAIVSSLSYMFIVMFFAMTFDNPGRFIAMVLLVLQLGGAGGTFPMPLTNGFFNAIHPYLPMSYSIYGFRQAISGGIGTDLYTKSVVILAIAFVVFVALLRLSMDHLQKKHLNGISQLDNNQELQAVEAQ, encoded by the coding sequence ATGAATATGGTAAAAAAAGAATGGAAAAATATTTTTACAAACAAAGTATTGCTTATTTCTGTTATCGCGATTACGTTCATACCAATTTTATATGCTGGTTTTTTTAGTAAATCAGTATGGGATCCATATGGTCGAGCGAAAAATTTGCCAGTTGCAGTAGTCAATGAAGATCGCAACGTTATGATGGCAGGTCAAAAAGTTAATGTGGGGGAACAATTAGTATATAATCTAAAAAGTAATCACGATTTAGATTGGAAATTTGTTTCTGCAAAAGAAGCCGAAAAAGGGATGGAAAACTTAGATTATTATATGATTGTCACTATTCCAGAAGATTTTTCTAAAAATGCGACAACGCTTTTAGACGAAAAGCCTCAAAAAATGGATATCATTTATAAAACAAATGGATCTTTAAATTACATCGGTGAAGAAATAAGTACAATTGGTGCAACGACTCTTGAGTCGCAAGTTCGAGAAAATGTTACTGAGTCCTATGTTGAGGTTGCAGGGAAAGTTGGAAAACAACTAGTTTCAGGTATAACGCAAGCATCTGATGGTGCCAAAGAACTAGCTGATGGAGGACTTCAACTGCAAACTGGCTTAGGGCAATACACATCAGGAGTAACGCAAGCAGATTCTGGAGCTAATCAATTAGCAGATGGAACTAACCAATTAAGTAGTAGTATAGCACCTTTGTCTTCTGGAGTAACTGAACTATACACAGGATCACAACAATTAGATACAGGGATTAACGAATTGAATAGTAAGATTCCTGAACTTCAATCTGGCGTGAGCCAACTAGATTCTGGTTTGCAACAACTTTCGACTGGTAGTGGGCAATTAACAGATGGATTAGCACAAATGAGTGCTCAGTTAAATGACCCAACAACTGCTGCTCAATTGAATCAGTTAACATCAGGTTTAGCAGAATTCAGAGGAATAATGGATGAAATTGATTTTTCTGCCCATTCTAAAATTGCCTTAGATGCTGCAAAACGTGCAGATGAAATTTCAAACAAAGCAGCAGAGTTACAAACAAAACTAGATACAATTGCAGCAGAGTTAAATCCAGAGCAATTGAAATTAGAAATCACAGAAAAAATCAATCAATCAAGCTTACCGAGTGAAGAGAAAAATAGTCTAATTAATAACATTAATCCTCTCATTGAAGAGCATACAAAACGTCAACAAGAAACCATTAATACATTATTAAAAGAAGTTTCAGGTGGTCTTGTTGAAATCGGCAATGATTTACATGAACTTTCAATAGCCGCTAAAAGTGTTAGTGAGCTACCAAATGATGCCTCTCAGTTAGATCAAGGATTCATCCAAATTCAAGATGGAACAATTCAATTAATGAATTCTATGAATCAAATCAAGCAGGGAGTGGGTACAGCAAATAATCCAGCATCATTGTATGGTGGAGCAGTAGCTTTAAATTCAGGTGTTGATGCTGCATATGCAGGTGGTCAAGAAATGAATAGTCAAATCCCGACTTTAGCTTCAGGTGTCAGTCAATTAAGTGTCGGCGGAGATCAATTAGCTACGGGATTAGGCCAAATGTATGGTCAAATGCCTGCACTTGCTTCAGGTGTGAATCAATTAGATGATGGTGCGATTCAGTTATCCTCAGGGTTAGATTTACTATCAAGTAATTCACCACAACTATTAGATGGAATCAATCAATTAGACGCAGGCTCCAACGAATTAGCTGATAAATTAGGTAGTGGAGCTGCAGAAGGAAATAACATTAAATTAAATAAAGCCACTGTTTCAATGTTTGCTGCTCCAAGTAAGTTAAAACATGAAGAATACAGTAACGTATCTAATTATGGAGAAGCTTTATCTCCTTATATTATGTCGCTGGCTTTATTTGTAGGATGTTTAGTATTCAACTTTGTTTTCCCTATCCGAAAAGTTTCGATGGCGGGACAATCTAGTAAAAATTGGTGGTTAAGTAAGCTTTCAATTGGAGTTGGTGTTGCACTTGCAATGGCAATCATTGAAGCAACCGTCATGTTAATGTTAGGATTAACAGTCGAATTTATTCCACAATTTTATTTAATCGCGATTGTGAGTTCATTGTCCTACATGTTTATTGTCATGTTTTTCGCAATGACATTCGATAATCCAGGTCGGTTTATTGCGATGGTGTTACTAGTTCTACAACTTGGTGGAGCAGGTGGAACATTCCCAATGCCGCTAACAAATGGATTCTTTAATGCAATTCATCCATATCTACCAATGTCGTATTCAATTTATGGATTCAGACAAGCAATTTCAGGCGGAATTGGAACAGATTTATATACGAAGAGTGTTGTAATATTAGCGATTGCTTTTGTTGTATTTGTTGCATTACTACGTTTGTCAATGGACCACCTACAAAAGAAACATCTAAATGGAATTTCTCAATTAGATAACAATCAAGAATTACAAGCTGTAGAAGCACAATAA
- a CDS encoding choloylglycine hydrolase family protein has protein sequence MCTSIVMESLDGKHFLSRTMDFGFDLEATPSLCPRKYHWKSATDGSEFIGDYSLVGAGRNLGQMLFTDGVNEHGLSCAALYLPGESTYEPTTKAGKINLAPHEFLLWILTSCKSIEDLSDKLDSINLVDTKVPLLGIVTPLHWIMTDNTGKCVVIEPHGSPLEIITNPVKVLTNTPKLEWHISNLRNFIGIKPEQFASRKFGDFEATPFSQASGTSLLQGGFTPPERFVRAAYLKEYIDEAKNEEEAITNIWHVLNSVRIPRGVVMKNDGNPDITQYVASMCSESKTYYFTPYQNSQINCVTLTQDYIENGTAPISCGISKNQEFKWLNKS, from the coding sequence ATGTGTACAAGTATTGTAATGGAATCACTAGATGGAAAACATTTTTTATCAAGAACAATGGATTTTGGTTTTGATTTAGAAGCAACACCTAGCCTATGTCCAAGAAAATATCATTGGAAATCAGCAACAGATGGTTCTGAATTTATCGGTGATTATTCTTTAGTAGGTGCGGGAAGAAATTTAGGTCAAATGTTATTTACTGATGGTGTAAATGAGCATGGCCTTAGTTGTGCAGCGCTGTATTTACCCGGTGAATCGACGTATGAACCAACTACCAAAGCAGGGAAAATTAATCTAGCACCCCACGAATTTTTATTATGGATTTTAACTTCTTGTAAAAGTATTGAGGACTTGTCAGATAAATTGGATTCGATTAATTTAGTAGATACGAAAGTACCTTTATTAGGAATTGTAACACCATTGCATTGGATCATGACAGATAATACTGGGAAATGTGTTGTAATAGAACCTCATGGATCTCCGCTAGAAATAATCACAAATCCAGTCAAAGTACTAACCAATACACCTAAATTAGAATGGCATATTTCTAATTTAAGAAATTTTATCGGGATCAAGCCAGAACAATTTGCATCAAGAAAATTTGGCGATTTTGAAGCAACACCTTTTTCGCAAGCATCTGGAACTTCACTTCTTCAAGGCGGTTTTACCCCTCCAGAGCGTTTTGTTCGTGCAGCTTATTTGAAAGAATATATCGACGAAGCGAAAAATGAAGAAGAAGCAATTACAAATATTTGGCATGTTTTAAATAGTGTTCGAATTCCTAGAGGGGTTGTGATGAAAAATGATGGCAATCCTGATATTACACAATATGTAGCATCTATGTGCTCAGAATCTAAAACGTACTATTTTACTCCTTACCAAAATAGTCAAATTAACTGTGTCACTTTAACCCAAGATTATATTGAAAATGGAACAGCTCCAATATCATGTGGGATTTCTAAAAATCAGGAGTTTAAATGGTTAAACAAGAGTTAA
- a CDS encoding helix-turn-helix domain-containing protein, with product MIDEKYDIVGQATRNIKQILAIISEEKRWYTILEISERSDMITRTVQRYIHELDARIRNFNDDNIQLLVTKNKGVFLELHPGADLSGFSLFLLEDNITIDLLKSLFFENFHSVKKFAYDNFMSETTIRRLLKMFQEIVEPYQIHLTRETFIIEGKESQIRLFIYIIFWKVYRGATWPFETINRKLINSHVDKVATILKLNLTAIHKQQIAYILAINIIRVRKKHFIEKEDRWDHYINIEEDYSGYKKFKAIFEDMNMGSDGEISFFYLIMETRPKIYEVKEISDRIMNYHKKQNSSIWLATELFLIRFSENFLEIPEDQRSIFITNSFCAHLFCDLFDNFSLDINGYEYLDNHEKFYPILNTKLDSLIDELYAETKNKIFLEKEFLLTRYALLFSLLKPLTYFEKEIQIVLDTDLPKLAEINLKNQILDTLKYRYTIVFLDKNNAEEADLFLTTTPTPLLINQYLDGKVLYIGSQLSPRDFINIETIVADTIKEKN from the coding sequence ATGATTGATGAAAAATATGATATTGTCGGTCAAGCAACACGAAATATTAAACAAATTCTAGCAATCATTTCAGAAGAAAAAAGATGGTACACTATTTTAGAAATCAGTGAACGCTCAGATATGATTACAAGAACTGTTCAAAGATATATCCATGAATTAGATGCAAGAATTAGAAACTTTAATGATGATAATATTCAATTGTTAGTGACAAAAAACAAAGGCGTATTTTTAGAACTACACCCCGGTGCAGATTTAAGTGGATTCTCTCTTTTCCTATTAGAAGATAATATAACCATCGACCTTTTAAAAAGTCTGTTTTTTGAAAATTTTCATTCCGTTAAAAAATTTGCCTATGATAATTTCATGAGTGAGACAACTATTCGACGTTTATTAAAAATGTTTCAAGAGATAGTAGAACCTTATCAAATCCACTTGACAAGAGAAACATTTATTATTGAAGGTAAAGAAAGTCAAATACGTTTATTCATTTATATTATTTTTTGGAAAGTATATCGTGGGGCTACTTGGCCCTTTGAAACAATCAATAGAAAGCTAATTAATAGCCATGTTGACAAAGTTGCAACTATATTGAAACTAAATTTGACAGCCATACACAAACAGCAAATTGCTTATATCTTAGCAATTAATATCATTCGCGTTAGAAAAAAGCATTTTATCGAGAAGGAAGACCGTTGGGATCATTATATTAATATAGAAGAGGATTATTCTGGCTATAAAAAATTCAAAGCTATCTTTGAAGACATGAACATGGGCAGTGATGGGGAAATTTCATTTTTTTATTTAATTATGGAAACACGCCCCAAAATTTATGAAGTCAAAGAAATTAGTGACCGAATTATGAATTACCATAAAAAGCAAAATTCTTCTATTTGGCTTGCAACTGAACTTTTTTTGATTAGATTTTCTGAAAACTTTTTAGAAATACCGGAAGACCAAAGAAGTATTTTTATTACGAACAGTTTTTGTGCTCATCTATTTTGTGATTTGTTTGATAACTTTTCATTGGATATTAATGGCTACGAATATCTAGATAACCATGAAAAATTTTATCCAATTTTAAATACAAAATTAGATTCTTTAATTGATGAACTATATGCTGAAACAAAAAATAAGATTTTCTTGGAAAAAGAATTTTTATTGACTCGATATGCTTTATTATTTTCACTATTGAAACCTCTAACTTATTTTGAAAAAGAAATTCAAATTGTTTTAGATACAGATTTGCCAAAACTAGCAGAAATTAATTTAAAAAATCAAATTCTCGACACTTTAAAATATCGTTATACAATTGTTTTTTTAGATAAGAACAATGCTGAAGAGGCTGATCTTTTTCTAACAACTACACCAACACCTCTTTTAATCAATCAATATTTAGATGGTAAAGTTCTTTATATTGGATCTCAATTATCGCCTAGAGATTTTATCAATATTGAAACAATTGTCGCTGATACTATCAAAGAGAAAAATTAA
- a CDS encoding IS1380-like element IS1678 family transposase has protein sequence MTSLHKNQVKFNSNITISHTGGQLSSDSGLVLVKELMNTFGFSELAKQHIHIEDERAYFTHDNLSILEQFIMQLIAGYSADSAANLLRQDPVFKAVLDRKELASQSSLSRFLDRLSEENIHELQALNQELIDKARLIRNDTELIIDLDSTHSDTFGHQEQTDYNTHYQTYGYHPLVAFDGLTGDFLKAELRSGNQYTSKGVKEFLTPLLEHYNHSLPNTDILVRGDSGFATPGVYDSCESKKSHYVIRLKNNRRLGQIAEKSVLYGDNQKWEEREVQYFSTTYQAQSWSQSRRVCIRSTREAGELLFRHEFIVTNLSENVSPDTIFSLYAKRGTMENFIKEAKAGFYFDKTDSPRFLENHVRMMLSLIAYNLVNFLRTIGFEEVQKGMTIHSIRLKFLKVAGKLVQTGRRVYLKLSSYHVYQNEFYRVFARLRRASQWI, from the coding sequence ATGACTAGCTTACACAAAAACCAAGTAAAATTCAATTCAAATATCACTATTTCTCATACAGGTGGTCAATTATCGAGTGATTCGGGTCTCGTCCTAGTGAAAGAGCTGATGAACACCTTCGGTTTTTCTGAACTGGCTAAGCAACACATTCACATTGAAGACGAACGAGCATATTTTACTCATGACAACTTATCCATACTTGAGCAGTTCATTATGCAATTAATTGCTGGTTACTCAGCTGATTCTGCAGCTAATCTCCTGAGACAAGATCCTGTGTTTAAAGCTGTTTTAGATAGGAAAGAACTCGCTTCTCAATCTTCACTTTCTCGATTTTTAGATCGACTATCTGAGGAGAATATCCATGAACTTCAAGCTTTGAACCAAGAACTTATTGATAAAGCACGCCTCATCCGTAATGATACGGAATTAATCATTGATTTAGATTCGACCCATTCAGATACATTTGGTCACCAAGAACAAACGGATTATAATACCCACTACCAAACCTATGGTTATCATCCATTGGTAGCTTTTGACGGATTGACTGGTGACTTCTTAAAAGCTGAACTACGTTCAGGAAATCAATATACATCAAAAGGCGTAAAGGAGTTTCTCACACCTTTATTAGAGCACTATAATCACTCTCTACCAAACACTGACATCTTGGTTCGTGGAGACAGCGGGTTCGCTACACCTGGTGTGTATGATTCGTGTGAATCAAAAAAGAGTCATTATGTTATTCGACTGAAGAATAATCGTAGACTAGGTCAAATAGCTGAGAAATCAGTACTTTATGGCGATAATCAAAAGTGGGAAGAACGAGAAGTTCAGTACTTCTCCACCACTTATCAAGCACAATCCTGGTCACAAAGTCGTCGCGTGTGTATACGCTCAACACGTGAAGCGGGCGAACTACTCTTTCGACATGAGTTTATCGTGACGAATCTATCAGAAAATGTTTCTCCTGATACCATCTTTTCTCTCTATGCCAAACGTGGCACAATGGAGAACTTCATTAAAGAAGCGAAAGCTGGCTTTTACTTTGACAAGACAGACAGTCCTCGCTTTTTGGAGAATCATGTCCGAATGATGCTCAGCTTGATAGCTTACAACTTAGTCAACTTCTTAAGAACGATTGGCTTTGAGGAAGTCCAAAAGGGAATGACCATTCATTCTATTCGATTGAAGTTTCTGAAAGTTGCTGGGAAATTAGTCCAAACGGGTAGACGAGTCTATCTCAAATTATCTAGTTATCATGTGTATCAGAATGAATTCTACAGGGTCTTTGCTCGCCTGAGGCGAGCCAGTCAATGGATCTAA